Proteins found in one Flavobacterium channae genomic segment:
- a CDS encoding acylneuraminate cytidylyltransferase family protein encodes MSKTIAIIPARGGSKRLPGKNIKLLGEIPLIAHSILYAKEHDFIDAVYVSTDDVAIAAVALQYGAVVIDRPQEISGDLEPTVSALKHVIESIDGAVENVILLQATNPLRPQNLLQEAFTIFQEQQFDSLFTVSRSHHKLGKIIDDQFIPFNYKVGQRSQDLEPLYYENGLLYITKASIILQNEIITKDAFPLEVNHPFANVDIDTQEDFDYAEYLVGKFQI; translated from the coding sequence ATGAGTAAAACCATAGCCATCATTCCAGCACGAGGCGGTTCTAAACGCTTACCGGGTAAAAACATAAAACTATTGGGAGAAATTCCTCTTATTGCTCACAGTATTTTGTATGCGAAAGAGCATGATTTTATTGATGCGGTTTACGTTTCCACCGATGACGTGGCTATTGCAGCGGTGGCTTTACAATATGGAGCTGTAGTTATTGATAGACCTCAAGAAATTTCAGGTGATTTGGAACCTACTGTTTCGGCTTTAAAGCATGTTATTGAATCCATCGATGGAGCAGTTGAAAATGTAATATTATTACAAGCTACTAATCCCTTGCGACCACAAAATCTACTACAAGAAGCTTTTACTATTTTTCAAGAACAACAATTCGATAGTTTGTTTACCGTTTCGCGAAGTCATCATAAATTAGGAAAAATTATCGATGACCAATTTATCCCTTTTAATTATAAAGTTGGCCAACGCAGTCAGGATTTAGAGCCTTTATATTACGAAAATGGGTTGCTTTATATTACAAAAGCATCTATTATACTCCAAAATGAAATCATTACAAAAGATGCTTTTCCGTTAGAAGTGAATCATCCTTTTGCTAATGTAGATATCGATACACAAGAAGATTTTGATTATGCTGAGTATTTGGTTGGGAAGTTTCAGATTTAA